The following coding sequences lie in one Vibrio sp. BS-M-Sm-2 genomic window:
- the cobT gene encoding nicotinate-nucleotide--dimethylbenzimidazole phosphoribosyltransferase — protein sequence MLDTQYSQYIQHRIDQKTKPLGALGLLEKVAHKLALIQSQGKETAVEHIELNKPSIIIFAGDHGIADEGVSIAPSAVTQQMVLNFLSGGAAINCFCAVSDIDITVVDTGILLPVESDSGMLISQRLGTRTNNFANEAAMSLETVERGIELGTELISRTISNGTNIIMFGEMGIGNTSSASAILSALANRSADECVGLGTGINNEQLARKVAVVEQGVARCKGLAAKEVKDIKEVLAQVGGYEIVQMVGGFLGAYQNKTPVLVDGFIVSVAAYAATLIEPNCRDYMIFAHRSEESGHRILLELLDAEPLLDLGLRLGEGTGAALAMPIIRAAAEFYNNMASFESAGVTV from the coding sequence ATGTTAGATACCCAATACTCGCAGTACATCCAACACCGAATTGACCAAAAAACCAAGCCGCTCGGTGCGCTTGGCTTACTAGAAAAAGTCGCACATAAACTGGCATTGATTCAGAGCCAAGGCAAAGAAACTGCGGTTGAGCACATCGAATTGAATAAGCCAAGTATCATCATATTTGCTGGCGACCATGGCATAGCCGATGAAGGTGTGAGTATTGCTCCAAGTGCCGTGACGCAACAGATGGTGTTGAACTTTTTAAGCGGTGGCGCGGCGATAAATTGCTTCTGTGCGGTGAGTGATATCGATATCACGGTAGTCGACACGGGGATATTGTTGCCTGTGGAATCAGACAGTGGCATGTTGATCTCTCAGCGTTTAGGTACACGAACCAATAACTTTGCCAATGAAGCGGCAATGAGCCTCGAAACGGTTGAGCGTGGGATTGAACTGGGTACAGAACTTATTTCTAGAACCATTTCAAATGGAACCAATATCATCATGTTTGGTGAAATGGGCATCGGAAATACCAGCAGCGCATCTGCGATCTTAAGTGCGTTAGCGAATCGGTCTGCAGATGAGTGTGTTGGCCTAGGCACTGGCATCAACAATGAACAGCTTGCACGTAAAGTGGCTGTGGTTGAGCAAGGTGTTGCTCGTTGCAAAGGTTTAGCTGCGAAAGAAGTTAAAGATATTAAAGAGGTACTAGCACAAGTCGGTGGCTATGAAATCGTTCAAATGGTCGGTGGTTTCCTTGGTGCTTACCAGAACAAAACGCCAGTATTAGTCGATGGCTTTATAGTGTCGGTTGCTGCGTATGCCGCGACTTTAATCGAGCCGAACTGTCGTGATTATATGATTTTTGCACATCGCTCTGAAGAGTCGGGACACAGAATCTTGTTAGAGCTTCTGGACGCAGAGCCACTGCTCGATCTTGGCTTGAGACTGGGCGAGGGCACGGGGGCTGCACTAGCCATGCCTATCATTCGAGCGGCTGCAGAGTTTTACAACAACATGGCGAGCTTCGAGAGCGCTGGAGTCACTGTTTAA